A genomic segment from Kiritimatiellia bacterium encodes:
- a CDS encoding choice-of-anchor Q domain-containing protein produces the protein MSSFIFYLLDSACVTTTGNTALGQYTGSYYIVNCCIAPTNAFKTNVITAYYYANNIESNPQFVNKDTGNWRLQRTSPCVNAGTNEDWMTLDLDGHFRIDRLSRIVDIGCYEYFPQGTVFSIP, from the coding sequence TTGTCCAGTTTTATTTTCTATCTTCTTGATTCAGCCTGTGTTACCACCACGGGTAACACAGCCCTGGGCCAATATACGGGCTCTTATTATATTGTCAACTGTTGCATTGCGCCGACCAATGCATTTAAGACAAACGTGATTACGGCGTACTATTACGCCAACAATATTGAGTCCAATCCGCAGTTTGTGAACAAGGACACGGGCAATTGGCGACTTCAACGGACTTCCCCCTGCGTCAACGCGGGCACGAATGAGGATTGGATGACTTTGGATTTGGACGGCCATTTCAGAATAGACCGGCTTTCCCGCATCGTTGACATAGGCTGTTATGAATATTTTCCGCAGGGCACCGTATTTTCGATACCGTAG